The following are encoded together in the Mustela nigripes isolate SB6536 chromosome 11, MUSNIG.SB6536, whole genome shotgun sequence genome:
- the ZNF48 gene encoding zinc finger protein 48, whose protein sequence is MERAVEPWGPDLQGAEEREQLRGARTGIGSENVEISQPDEFEHTPQEDDLGFKEEEDLAPGHEVGNASLKPEGIQTWDDLWVQREGPGKPQARDRGPRLLGEPRWGQASDRAAVCGECGKSFRQMSDLVKHQRTHTGEKPYKCGVCGKGFGDSSARIKHQRTHSGEKSYRARPPAQGPPKIPRSRIPAGERPTICGECGKSFRQSSDLVKHQRTHTGEKPYKCGICGKGFGDSSARIKHQRTHRGEQPPRPVVPRRQPSRAATAATQGPRAQDKPYICTDCGKRFVLSCSLLSHQRSHLGPKPFGCDVCGKEFARGSDLVKHLRVHTGEKPYLCPECGKGFADSSARVKHLRTHSGERPHACPECDRTFSLSSTLLRHRLTHMEPQDFSFPGYPLAPLIPSPPPSSSPPPPPLGTSPPLTPRSPSHSGDGPFGLPGLEPEPGGPQAGEPPPPLAGDKPHKCPECGKGFRRSSDLVKHHRVHTGEKPYLCPECGKGFADSSARVKHLRTHRGERARPHPPSTLLRPHNPPGPAPTASRPRARAQPSGPSQPHVCGFCGKEFPRSSDLVKHRRTHTGEKPYKCAECGKGFGDSSARIKHQRGHLVLRPFGTGDGRARPLKEEPPTGLE, encoded by the exons ATGGAGCGCGCGGTGGAGCCCTGGGGCCCGGATCTCCAGGGcgcagaggagagggagcagctgCGAGGCGCCCGCACAG gTATAGGGAGTGAGAATGTGGAGATTTCTCAGCCGGATGAGTTTGAACATACCCCACAGGAGGATGACTTGGGGTTCAAGGAAGAGGAAGATTTGGCCCCAGGTCATGAAGTAGGAAATGCCTCTCTCAAACCTGAAGGCATCCAGACCTGGGATGACTTGTGGGTCCAGAGAGAGGGACCAGGAAAACCTCAGGCTCGGGACAGAGGTCCCCGGCTCCTGGGAGAGCCACGTTGGGGCCAGGCTAGTGATCGGGCTGCTGTGTGTGGTGAGTGTGGCAAGAGTTTTCGGCAGATGTCAGATCTGGTAAAACACCAGCGGACCCATACAGGGGAGAAGCCCTACAAGTGTGGGGTCTGTGGCAAGGGCTTTGGGGATAGCTCTGCCCGTATAAAACATCAGCGAACTCATAGTGGTGAGAAGTCCTACAGAGCCCGACCACCAGCCCAAGGCCCCCCAAAGATTCCTCGGTCCAGGATCCCAGCTGGTGAACGCCCCACAATCTGCGGCGAGTGTGGCAAGAGCTTCCGGCAGAGTTCTGACCTGGTGAAACACCAGCGGACACATACGGGTGAGAAGCCCTACAAGTGTGGCATCTGTGGCAAGGGCTTTGGTGACAGTTCTGCTCGCATAAAGCACCAGCGGACACACCGGGGGGAGCAGCCTCCCCGGCCCGTGGTGCCCAGACGGCAGCCTTCTCGAGCGGCCACGgcagccacccagggacccagggcCCAGGACAAGCCGTATATCTGCACTGATTGTGGCAAAAGATTTGTGCTCAGCTGCAGCCTTCTGAGCCACCAGCGCAGTCACTTGGGGCCCAAACCCTTTGGCTGTGACGTGTGTGGAAAGGAGTTTGCCCGGGGCTCAGACCTGGTGAAGCACCTGCGGGTGcacacaggagagaagccctACCTGTGCCCTGAGTGTGGCAAGGGCTTCGCTGACAGCTCTGCCCGGGTCAAACACCTCCGCACCCACAGTGGGGAGAGGCCTCACGCCTGCCCAGAATGTGACCGCACCTTCAGCCTCAGCTCTACCCTTCTCCGCCACCGCCTCACTCACATGGAGCCCCAGGATTTCAGCTTCCCAGGCTACCCCCTGGCCCCCCTGatccccagcccaccccccagctcaagcccacccccacctccccttggCACGAGCCCCCCGCTGACACCTCGAAGCCCTTCACATTCAGGTGATGGGCCGTTTGGCCTGCCTGGCTTGGAGCCAGAGCCCGGGGGGCCCCAAGCTGGGGAGCCTCCCCCACCACTGGCAGGGGACAAGCCCCACAAGTGCCCTGAGTGTGGCAAGGGCTTCCGCCGAAGCTCGGACCTAGTGAAACACCATCGCGTGCACACAGGGGAGAAGCCCTACCTCTGTCCCGAGTGCGGCAAGGGTTTTGCTGACAGCTCAGCCCGAGTCAAGCACCTCCGTACCCACCGTGGTGAACGGGCTCGGCCACACCCACCATCCACTCTCCTGAGGCCACACAACCCCCCTGGCCCGGCCCCCACAGCCTCTCGACCCCGAGCCCGAGCCCAGCCCTCCGGACCCAGCCAGCCCCATGTGTGTGGCTTCTGTGGGAAGGAATTCCCCCGGAGCTCAGATCTGGTCAAACACAGGCGAACACACACCGGGGAGAAGCCATATAAATGCGCAGAGTGTGGCAAAGGTTTTGGGGACAGTTCTGCCCGCATCAAGCACCAGCGTGGGCACTTGGTTCTGAGGCCCTTTGGGACAGGGGATGGTCGGGCAAGGCCCCTCAAGGAGGAGCCGCCCACGGGACTGGAGTGA